Part of the Triticum aestivum cultivar Chinese Spring chromosome 4D, IWGSC CS RefSeq v2.1, whole genome shotgun sequence genome is shown below.
TCTTATCGAGCACAATTGGGCGACGAATTTGGTAACCAATGACAAGCCTGGAAATGCTCACTGTCCACAGTTTCTATCATGTCAACAACAAATCATCCAGTTTCTATCATGTCGCAGAAGATAAACCCGGCACCGCGATGAGAATGGACCAGAACAGAACCCAGTGAGGCACACCTCTCAGGCTTGGTGAAAAACAATTCATCACAGAGTGCCGTAGTCATATTCCGTGCCACACCCTACAAATGAGCAAGAAGCATCACTAGAAACAACTATTACACAGCTCACCACCAAATGTACAGCCGTACGGATACATCTCTCTCCCACTTCTAAGCTGTGCTTCTAGTGCACTTGCGCGGTCCTAAATGCCGGTGACGGCGGCGCCATCGCTCCAAGAGAGCGCCGCGGCGAGGGTTGGCCCCTCATTGGCGACTTCGGGACGGTGTTGGAGGTCCTCCGGATGTCAACCTGCGGCGACACTATATTGCTTTTGGAGTCTTGGAGCTGCTCCAGCTCTTCTAAGACCTCTGAGATCTGCGGCCGCATCTTGGCGTCGTTGCAGATGCATTGCAAGGCGAGGTTCGCGACGGCGTGTGCGCCTTTCTTAGGATACTGGCCTCCCAGCTTCGTGTCCATGACACGGTACAGTCTGCGCTTGTCTCGCAGGTGCGGTTTGGCCCAGTCCACTAGGTTCTGCTCTATGCCGGGCTTCGACTTGTCCAGAGCTCGTCTCCCGGTCAGCAACTCAAGCAACACCACCCCGAAGCTGTAGACGTCTGCCTTTGCAGAGAGGCGACCTGTAAATTTTAAGTAACATGAGAATGGGTTTATCCAGAAATAAACAATACATGTTCATATGTACTGTCATTTTATAAAATCCAAGAAAAATATGGCCAGTGTCGAATTTAATAGGAATAAAGTGGAGTGGAACATTTCTTACATTTAATATTAGTTTGACTTGACATATATAACAATGAAATTGCTGGATCAGGAAATGTAGACAAAACAGAAGGCAAGTGCGTTGACTATCGAGGGAGATCAGGAAACAATTCCATGATGGTCTGCATGATTGGAGAACACCATGATATGATTATGCTACTTTAAACAAATAGGGCTTCACCATGACTCTGTCATAGGTATGGGATGATTTAGGCCGGAAAATAATTCAACAGAGGTTTAGCTAATACAGAGAGAAGACCCAACATCAACATCTATTGTCAAAACTGATGTCACATGACACAGAAAAAAGGGAGACATCGCCCCATTTTTGTAAATACAAACACAAAGATAATATTCTAACCTGTTGCGATATACTCTGGAGCTGCATATCCATGGGTGCCCATCACTTGTGTGGAAACATGAGTTTTATCCCCAGTTGGACCAGCTTTCGCTAATCCAAAATCTGAAAGCTTGGCGTTGAATTCCTGCATTGAATCAAGAGTAACAAGTTAAGTTAAAAGACCCCAAAGGTTGTCTTGTAATCAGAGTCAACATTATATTTCAACCATACCGAGTCAAGAAGAATGTTTGATGCCTTGAAATCACGATATATAACTTGGTTTTCAGCATGATGTAAAAATGACAAACCCTTAGCAGCCCCGATAGCAACCTTAAGCCTTATTCCCCATGACAAAGGATCAGCACCTCCTAAAAGAATACAAACATTATTGGTTACTTGATAGTTGACACACGAATATTAAAGATGTCAGAAATCAATGATTTAGCAATAAAACCCATATAGATTAAAGAACATACTTCTGAACAGATGATTCTCCAAACTTCCCTTGGGCATGAACTCATACACCAGAAGTCTGTTATCACCATCTGAGCAATAACCAATGAGCTTAACAAGATTGGCATGGTGAAGTTGGCCAAGGTAGTTAACCTCCGTCTGAGCAGGAAAATTAACCATCAGGAAACATGAAAAATAGCCAGAGGAAAGTAGAAAAATATTTTTAAGGAGTCCTGAACCTACCAGCCATTCCTTGTGCCCTTGGAAACCTTCTGGTTTAAGCTTCTTCACAGCAACAACCATACCACTTCCCGGTTTCGAAGGAGCAAGAGTGTGTTCATCAATCCAACCTTTGAAAACATGCCCAAACCCTCCTTCCCCAAGAAGACTGTCCGGGCGGAAGTTCTTGGTCGCATTTTTAAGATCATTGAACAAGAAAGCCTTCAAGTTCGACGATGACAAGATTTCGCCTTCTGTCCGAGGCGGCTCGCTGCGATCTCTTATAGATGGCAGAGTAAACGTTGAACGAGTTGAGTTGGTCTTGCTCGCAGAAGTAGCAGATGACATGCTTGTTTTGCTGGTCACTTTCGATGGATCTGATGACCCAACAGGAAACAAAGGAAATGTGTGTAAGAACAAATTGGCAACAATAACATCTTCAGGTTTACAATGATACTGAACATGTGAATTGAAGTAGCTCTCTGCTATCTGAAACTCTGAATTAAATAACTTTAGTTTCATTTGCTACCGTGAAATTTGAAGTATATCAAACCTAGGAAGAAAATAATGTTCTTATCCATGCAGCATGGCATGCTATGCTTACCCTGATAAGGAAGGGGAGCAAAAATAGAGGCGAAGGTGCACCAGAGTAACAAAGTAGCTAAAACTAGTGACAGAAATAGAAGTGTAAGATGCACAACATGATATCCAAATTTTGCCCCAGACAAGGTTACCATCGAACCAAATCAACACAAACCAAATCCAAGAATTACTACCAGTACGAATAACCAAAACAACCCAATCAATCGAACAAAAAAGATGCCAATCAGGGAGCAAGTAGAAACTGAAAAATACAGAGAAACCAAAATTAGGGGGCAAGTGGTAAGAGAGGCACTCACAGGCGGCACTAGTGTTCATGCTGTGATCCACCCGGGCCGTGGACTTCATGCAGTTCCCCATCTCTTCCTCTACCTCCCAGCTGACAGGACGAATGAGCTTCCTTTCCTAAAGATCCACAGGCGAACTCCGCTCCTCTCTCCTCCGTCCCGGGTCAAGTCAGCGAAGCTAGAGAGAGCTGGCCCGCGGCAACAGGAGGGATCAGGAGGAGCAGCCGCCGAAGACAACTGAGCTGAGCAGCCAACCCTAGAGTCCCAGCCGGTTTCTGGCGAGGCTTTTTCGGTCCAGCTGATCTCCGCCGCCACTTGAAGGGGGGGATGAGACTGGAGAAAAATCCGCGAGGCCGTTGGCCGGCAGCCGCAACGCCAGGAGAGAAACAGGCGAGAAGCTTCAAAAAGTCAATCAAAtcccctccgcctcctcctcctcctccgggctGACCGAATGGGGGAGAGTCAGTCGGGTCAACTGGAGGCGAGGCCGGCCAGCCAAGCCGCCGCGCCGTCACCAAGAACCGCACGGGGGggcaggggaggggagggaggcggaCGCGGTCGCTCGGAAGGGAGATGCTCTCTCGCTCGAGCTGGGGCTGAGAGGGAGTgggaggggagggaggaggagcaACGGAGGTAGTAGCAGGTTGCTGCCGGCAGCCACCGACCGGCTGGGCTCAGGTGGGAACGGAGCTGCGAATGAGAGCGGCGGGTGGTGGGATCTTCCGCCCCTGTCTCTCTCTTCTACACGTTGGTGGCGGCAACTTTACATGCAGGACCTCGACGTATTTCAGTATTTGTTCTTTGCCCCCTGTGCAGAGAAGACTCGTGTGGATGTAAAACTCTGAGATTGTACAGGGGGCTTTAAGCAAGAACAGAATGGTAGACCAGTCAATATGCTTTTGCCATGAATTGGTTGTTGATTGCTACTCCTACTTCCTTAAAGCCAAAAGTATGGGATTCGAGTTGCTACACATAATTGGAAGAACACAAGCATTAATAATTATTCTATTAATATGCAATTCCAATTACACTCCATTTAGCCGCTTAAACCCAAAAGTATTAAATATTTTCTCTTTATAAATCTGTTTTTCCTATGATAATTATTTCAGCCCCATCGAACAAATGAAATTAGGATATTCGGATTAAATGCAAAACTATTATTTGTATCACATAAAAGACATAATACTTATACTAGCTTGCACCTATTCCTGAGTCGCACACGAGCCACTCAGAAGAAACCCTAGTCGCATGGCTGGTGGATCATCTATCGCATCGATCTCCGTTGGTTTTTCCGCCTCACAAAATCGATTTTGATGTGCTGCGTTTTTGGATTTGTTTTGCAATGTCGTCATTTGTATCATCTTTATAGATTTAGTTCTTTTTTCTAAGCACTCTTGCTAGTGTATATTCTTTTGCATTACCAAATTCCTAGAAGTGACTTCCCCAACTTGTACCCATTAAGCATAATCATGCACCTAGTCATTCTTTCTCTGCGTCGCCTTACCTATTTCCTTAGCCGTCACATTTCCTTTGCTGATTGATCGCCGCCCTTCTCCTCCTGTGCTGGCTCTGTCAGCGGGAGAACGAGGAGAGGCCCAGAATTACCTGTGGGAGTCTTAGTTTTTCCTGTCTTGGGCTTGTAGTAAGTCTATGTTATCCGTCGCTTCGGCCTTCCGGTGGTGGTGACTGTTAGAAATATGCTCtaaaggcaacaataaagttgttattattctATTCTCATGTTTGTGGTATATCCCAATTGCATATGTGAAAAATAAAGTCCAAACATATCCCTAGTCAGGCCTCTGGACTAGCTCATGTATTGTTGATGGTCTTAATTTCCTGATCAAGGACATTGTTAATGTAACAAGGATGCCTACAATAATGAGAGCCCATTGTTAGGATAACAATGGTGTTGGATATGCCCACTTATGAAATACTGCGAGATCTTGACGTTTATTTGcgtccttagaccatgagaatatcGTAGACCCAGGTACCGGATGGTTGATTCGGGGTCATGAAATATTATCATGTAACTGGGTAATTGTAAAGGTGATATGTCAAGACTGGAATTTGCCCCTCCGGTGATGGAGAGATACACTCTGGGTCCACTGGGTATTATGGTGTCCAGCATCGCCTGGCCAGGTATTGTGAGTAAAGAGTTAGCCACAGGATATCAGACTAAGAAAACGAGAAAAGAGTACaaaccggaaacaaggataactaggtatagtgatcaaggagttgatcacatgAATATCGTCAAAGTCTCACCTAGGGTTGTGTAATGTATCGCGAGGTAAAGATCTTCGATGATATATGTGAATCCTCATGGGTGTCCAGGTCCCGCTGATTATCATTGAACGAAAGGTGTTCCAAACATGCCCACATATACTCAAACCTATAAGCAGTGGTAGAGCTTGACAAAGAATGTTGAGGGGGAAAAGGAGAGTTGAGTGTACCAAAATGACAAATTGTACTTACACATTCAATAATCTTCAAGATTTAAGCCTAACAAGTAAAGGTACTCGAGAGGATTTTTCTAGACTAGGGCGGAGGGCAATAGCCCACCTTGGCCCTAAGGAAGCTCTGCCACtgcctatagggtcacacgcttaacttTAGCAACATTTAGTAATGCTGCAATTTAATGGAGACTGAGAGAGAAGGGTTCGAAAAGTGTTCCGAGAGGTCCCAGTGTTTCGGTGATGTCCGAAAGTGTTTTGGAAGGTACCGATGGGTTCTATAACTGGGTAGAAACTTCTAGAAAAGTCATGTTCCAGAAGGATCATATTGAGGCCTGCCCATTTGCTGGGGGGAGGGATGGAGGGGGGGAGGCAGGCAGCACAACCTGGTTGCCCTAGGTCGGACGAACCCCTGACTTGGGGTTCAGGGCAAGCTAGATGGAGTCATAGTAGGACTCCCTGGCGCGCGCGCAGGCGGGGCTCCTTTCCTTGGTCGGGCGCCCCCTACCTGGCCACCTATATAAGGAGGgccaatggcgcaccagggagacATCAAGGCCTTAGCCTACCCCTCTTCCGGGCGGCGCCCTGTCCCCTTCTAGCTGGCAACTCGCTCTTCCTCTAGATTAGATCTAGATTCCTTGTTGCTTTGTTGTGTTGGTCCACGAATTGATGTGATGTCGCTACTTTGATGTGTGTGGATACCCTGGAGGCGTCATAATCTTCAACGTTTGA
Proteins encoded:
- the LOC123098584 gene encoding probable serine/threonine-protein kinase PBL3 is translated as MGNCMKSTARVDHSMNTSAAYPSKVTSKTSMSSATSASKTNSTRSTFTLPSIRDRSEPPRTEGEILSSSNLKAFLFNDLKNATKNFRPDSLLGEGGFGHVFKGWIDEHTLAPSKPGSGMVVAVKKLKPEGFQGHKEWLTEVNYLGQLHHANLVKLIGYCSDGDNRLLVYEFMPKGSLENHLFRRGADPLSWGIRLKVAIGAAKGLSFLHHAENQVIYRDFKASNILLDSEFNAKLSDFGLAKAGPTGDKTHVSTQVMGTHGYAAPEYIATGRLSAKADVYSFGVVLLELLTGRRALDKSKPGIEQNLVDWAKPHLRDKRRLYRVMDTKLGGQYPKKGAHAVANLALQCICNDAKMRPQISEVLEELEQLQDSKSNIVSPQVDIRRTSNTVPKSPMRGQPSPRRSLGAMAPPSPAFRTAQVH